Proteins from a genomic interval of Nostoc sp. TCL240-02:
- a CDS encoding sterol desaturase family protein: MEIQSFAQLLIFGTFIGLVSWTITNQLGRTQFKLKTREDWLLDGTGLTIQGIFIPLLQATLVYSLYQHLFPLHQGNLKLTVIPTFIINFIVVDYFYYWNHRLLHTKLLWKVHQVHHTVTQMDVLGTSRNTLWTSLLIIYLWIHTLFVYLLADPTGYLLGVSLTSALDLWRHSRLMIPANTRLYQFLSSWLILPQDHAWHHCSEVHNYNYGANLKIWDKLHGTYYESEKLPSIIGIPISLNLFQKLLFPFA, from the coding sequence GTGGAAATACAAAGCTTTGCACAATTACTAATTTTTGGTACTTTTATCGGATTAGTTAGTTGGACTATTACCAATCAGCTTGGACGAACTCAATTTAAACTAAAAACTCGTGAAGATTGGTTGCTAGATGGTACAGGATTAACGATTCAAGGAATTTTTATTCCCTTACTACAAGCTACTTTAGTTTATTCGCTATATCAACATTTATTCCCGCTTCACCAAGGAAATTTAAAACTAACAGTAATACCGACTTTTATCATCAATTTTATTGTAGTTGATTATTTCTATTATTGGAATCATCGTTTATTGCATACTAAATTGTTGTGGAAAGTTCATCAAGTCCATCATACTGTTACTCAGATGGATGTATTAGGAACTTCTCGCAACACACTTTGGACAAGTTTGTTAATTATATATTTATGGATACACACTCTATTTGTATATCTGTTAGCCGATCCCACAGGTTATTTACTTGGAGTCAGTCTAACTTCTGCCTTAGATTTATGGCGACATAGCCGCTTGATGATCCCTGCAAATACTAGGTTATATCAATTTTTATCTTCTTGGTTAATCTTACCACAGGATCATGCTTGGCATCATTGCAGCGAAGTCCACAATTATAACTATGGAGCTAATCTGAAAATTTGGGATAAGTTACATGGAACATATTATGAAAGCGAAAAATTGCCATCTATAATTGGAATTCCTATCTCATTAAACTTGTTCCAAAAACTTTTATTTCCATTTGCATGA
- a CDS encoding GH3 auxin-responsive promoter family protein: MRPIIQLFGQILAPTARRFYRALDKPELMQTSVKREICDRLIKSEYGKTLGIHSVDDWQRVPIVDYDALELYLNQKHQQISLTPEPILFYEKTSGSSGAVKWIPYTQSLRRSFNQMFCVWAHDLIVHGPKFSTGKIYACISPQLNVADSQTLQNDLDYLDGWLRWFLRPWLVMPNKLNRLHDANLFKHQLALALLEAEKLEIISIWSPSFLQVHLKYIQENQDFLRTKLHNRISPHRLQLLCESNIPWLQLWPNLKLISCWDSANAADQAQGLRLQFPSVLIQGKGLLATEAPITIPLIVAGGCVPVLDEVFFEFEDEAGSLYGLHELHTGKEYTIILSQKGGLYRYRIGDRIRVTHYYRHTPCLEFLGRHQAVSDLVGEKLQETLVNNALTMLNLQETNFKSLMPIANPPHYILLLDSAKESPEIIAEQLDLALSESYHYQRARTLGQLVPPQVLISNQIPEVLVSHRIRTGSIWGGIKHPILATSPISNELLQELKLQIAQK, encoded by the coding sequence ATGCGTCCGATTATTCAGCTTTTTGGGCAAATCCTCGCGCCAACTGCGAGGCGATTTTATCGAGCTTTGGATAAGCCAGAGTTAATGCAGACATCTGTAAAAAGGGAAATTTGCGATCGCCTAATCAAAAGTGAGTATGGTAAAACCTTGGGGATTCATTCTGTAGACGATTGGCAGCGTGTACCAATTGTAGATTATGATGCGCTCGAACTCTACTTAAATCAAAAACATCAGCAAATTTCTCTGACACCAGAACCCATTTTGTTCTATGAAAAAACCTCCGGTAGTAGTGGGGCTGTAAAATGGATTCCTTATACTCAATCTTTGCGGCGATCGTTTAATCAAATGTTCTGTGTATGGGCGCATGATTTGATTGTACATGGTCCGAAATTTTCCACAGGCAAGATTTATGCTTGTATCTCGCCGCAATTAAATGTAGCTGATAGCCAAACTTTACAGAACGATTTAGATTATTTAGATGGCTGGTTGCGTTGGTTTTTACGTCCTTGGTTGGTGATGCCAAATAAACTTAATCGGCTGCATGATGCGAACTTGTTTAAACATCAACTGGCTTTGGCATTATTAGAGGCAGAAAAACTAGAAATTATTTCTATTTGGAGTCCTAGTTTTCTGCAAGTACATTTAAAATATATTCAAGAAAATCAGGATTTCTTGCGAACGAAATTACACAACCGGATTTCACCTCATCGCCTGCAACTCCTGTGCGAAAGTAATATTCCCTGGCTGCAACTCTGGCCAAATTTGAAGCTGATTTCTTGCTGGGATAGCGCTAATGCAGCAGATCAGGCTCAGGGATTACGTTTGCAATTTCCAAGTGTATTAATTCAAGGTAAGGGATTACTAGCAACGGAAGCCCCAATAACGATTCCGTTGATTGTCGCTGGAGGATGTGTGCCAGTTCTTGATGAAGTTTTTTTCGAGTTTGAGGATGAGGCTGGTTCCTTGTATGGTTTACATGAACTCCACACTGGCAAGGAATACACGATTATTTTATCCCAAAAAGGGGGATTGTATCGTTATCGAATTGGCGATCGCATCCGAGTAACTCATTACTATCGCCACACTCCCTGTTTAGAGTTTCTCGGACGACATCAAGCCGTTAGCGATTTGGTGGGCGAAAAGTTGCAAGAAACTTTGGTAAATAACGCTCTGACTATGTTGAACTTGCAAGAAACTAATTTTAAAAGTTTGATGCCAATTGCCAATCCTCCCCACTATATTTTATTACTAGATTCGGCAAAAGAAAGCCCAGAAATTATTGCCGAACAACTGGATTTGGCTTTATCAGAATCATATCATTACCAGAGAGCTAGAACCCTCGGCCAACTTGTACCACCACAGGTTTTAATCTCTAATCAAATTCCTGAAGTTTTAGTTTCCCATCGTATCCGCACTGGAAGTATTTGGGGAGGTATTAAGCATCCAATTCTGGCAACATCACCTATTAGCAATGAACTTTTACAAGAGTTGAAGTTGCAAATTGCTCAGAAATAG
- a CDS encoding acyl transferase, whose protein sequence is MTVISKILSFFPTFILLLTGAAIIYLAYSPNIFSILAVLLSIYGLPVLVYRLHEWVYPVREGISYLLGEEYSPWWGSHQIQVIYIAIPVLEAVLRLIPGVFSCWLRLWGAKVGRDVYWTTRLEIADRSLLEIGDRVVIGHGVGIYSHIIKPRKQNLMLYVKKVQIGSNVFVGAGSHLAPGVVVADGSYVPAATNLYPNQKVQ, encoded by the coding sequence ATGACAGTTATCAGCAAAATTCTTTCGTTTTTTCCCACCTTTATATTATTGCTAACTGGTGCAGCAATAATATACCTCGCCTATTCACCCAATATCTTCAGCATTCTGGCGGTGTTGCTTTCTATTTATGGGCTACCAGTGCTAGTTTACCGCTTACATGAATGGGTTTATCCTGTGCGCGAGGGTATTAGTTATCTACTAGGTGAAGAATATAGTCCTTGGTGGGGTAGTCATCAAATCCAGGTAATTTATATTGCAATTCCGGTGTTGGAAGCAGTGCTGCGACTGATTCCGGGGGTATTTTCCTGTTGGTTGCGATTGTGGGGTGCTAAAGTGGGGCGAGATGTATACTGGACAACAAGATTGGAGATTGCCGATCGCAGTTTATTAGAAATTGGCGATCGCGTCGTTATCGGGCATGGTGTCGGGATCTATTCTCACATTATTAAACCCCGCAAGCAAAATTTAATGTTGTATGTCAAAAAAGTCCAGATTGGCAGCAATGTTTTTGTCGGTGCTGGATCTCATCTTGCTCCCGGTGTAGTCGTTGCTGATGGTTCTTATGTACCAGCAGCCACCAACCTTTATCCTAATCAAAAGGTGCAATAA
- a CDS encoding aromatic ring-hydroxylating dioxygenase subunit alpha, which produces MQFADFWYIVALSNQLQPNKVLSRSILGEWLAIFRDEDGQPVALRDRCLHRNSRLSSGKICDGALQCPYHGWVYDGVGNVIAVPAEGDDFKPSPQRRAKSYATKEQDGYVYVRLADTPSINFEPFSMPNYGQRGWETVRVINRFANKVTNCAENFIDIPHTAFVHPGVFRTSRQQKLEMTVERCNGSVLVEYRKENSNLGWYSRFLNLQNAEIKHSDRFYMPNITSVEYKMAHNRHLFITSQSIPENDNSTLVYTDVTYNYGIWNKLARPFVRWTAQHIIRQDVEILGIQGEAIAKYGTQFYNTPADTIHIFVESIIAAISRGEDPRLLPNQSVEVAFWV; this is translated from the coding sequence ATGCAATTTGCAGACTTTTGGTATATTGTCGCACTCAGCAACCAACTACAACCTAACAAGGTATTATCACGTAGCATTTTAGGAGAATGGTTAGCGATATTTCGCGATGAAGATGGACAACCCGTAGCTTTGCGCGATCGCTGTTTACACCGCAATAGCCGTCTATCATCAGGTAAAATCTGTGACGGTGCTTTACAATGTCCCTATCATGGTTGGGTATATGACGGGGTTGGAAACGTGATTGCTGTTCCAGCCGAAGGAGATGACTTTAAACCTTCGCCACAGCGTCGAGCCAAGAGTTACGCTACCAAAGAACAGGATGGCTATGTTTATGTGCGGTTAGCCGATACCCCAAGTATTAATTTTGAACCCTTTTCTATGCCTAACTACGGACAAAGAGGATGGGAAACGGTACGAGTAATTAACCGTTTTGCTAACAAAGTTACTAATTGTGCGGAGAACTTTATTGATATTCCCCATACGGCTTTTGTTCATCCTGGGGTTTTCCGTACTTCCCGCCAACAAAAGTTAGAGATGACTGTAGAACGCTGCAATGGTTCGGTTTTGGTGGAGTATCGCAAGGAAAATAGTAATTTGGGATGGTACAGCCGTTTTCTGAATTTGCAGAATGCAGAGATTAAACATAGCGATCGCTTTTATATGCCCAATATTACCTCTGTAGAGTATAAGATGGCACATAATCGCCATTTGTTCATTACCAGTCAATCTATTCCAGAAAATGATAATTCAACTCTGGTTTACACCGATGTCACCTATAACTATGGTATCTGGAATAAATTAGCGCGTCCCTTTGTGCGGTGGACTGCTCAACATATTATCCGCCAAGACGTGGAAATTTTGGGTATTCAGGGAGAAGCGATCGCTAAATACGGGACACAATTTTATAATACGCCTGCGGACACAATTCATATATTTGTAGAGTCAATTATAGCGGCTATATCTCGTGGAGAAGATCCACGTTTATTGCCAAATCAATCAGTAGAAGTTGCATTTTGGGTTTAA
- a CDS encoding GxxExxY protein: MRQFGDEPEKLVYAVIGAAIEVHRMLGPGFLEEVYHKALKLEFIMRGIPHKSKHPVAVEYKGHPVGEGQLDFLVGDVVVVELKAVQNLAPIHESQVISYLKMTKHPLALLINFNVPILKQGIKRIILSS, from the coding sequence ATGAGGCAGTTTGGTGATGAGCCGGAGAAGCTAGTGTATGCTGTGATTGGCGCAGCGATTGAGGTACATAGGATGTTGGGGCCAGGATTTTTGGAGGAGGTGTATCACAAGGCGCTAAAACTGGAATTTATAATGCGTGGAATACCTCATAAATCTAAACATCCAGTGGCAGTGGAATATAAAGGGCATCCCGTTGGCGAGGGACAATTAGATTTTCTCGTTGGTGATGTTGTAGTTGTTGAATTAAAAGCCGTTCAAAACCTAGCTCCTATCCATGAATCCCAAGTCATCTCTTACCTCAAAATGACCAAACATCCCCTTGCCCTTCTAATCAACTTTAACGTCCCCATCCTAAAACAAGGCATCAAACGCATTATCCTCTCTTCTTAA
- a CDS encoding N-acetylglucosamine kinase encodes MSYVLGIDGGGSKTVCVLMNDLRQVLGYGEAGPSNYQSIGIEATLESIKSAIKNAVEAAIITNTVNIDAICLGLAGVGRATDIEVVKGLVKELQNNKLPINWALQPENIVICNDALIALVGGIGQSVGIVVAAGTGSIVFGRNLEGHTKRVGGWGYILGDEGSAYKIAIAGMNAALKSYDGREISTSLVEDFKQHLDLESIEDLIELIYRREWGVKQIAALAPVVDLAAASGDIVANIIIDDAVKELVKATFTVIDAIFNADSVLKVVTTGSVWRGRCKIHERFAASLVKNFPNVNVIFPRYEPAYGAGLLALQTTQN; translated from the coding sequence ATGAGTTATGTTTTAGGAATAGATGGCGGTGGAAGCAAGACTGTTTGTGTTTTAATGAATGACTTGCGTCAAGTGCTAGGTTACGGTGAAGCAGGCCCATCGAATTATCAAAGTATAGGTATTGAAGCAACTTTAGAATCTATTAAATCTGCAATTAAAAATGCGGTTGAGGCAGCAATAATTACAAATACTGTGAATATTGATGCGATATGTCTGGGTTTAGCAGGTGTAGGTCGTGCAACAGATATCGAAGTAGTGAAAGGTTTAGTTAAAGAGTTACAGAATAATAAATTGCCTATTAATTGGGCATTACAACCAGAGAATATTGTAATTTGTAACGATGCTTTAATTGCTTTAGTTGGTGGAATTGGTCAGTCTGTAGGAATTGTGGTTGCAGCAGGTACTGGTTCGATAGTTTTCGGACGAAATCTTGAAGGACATACTAAGCGAGTCGGCGGCTGGGGGTATATTCTAGGAGATGAAGGTAGCGCTTATAAAATTGCGATCGCAGGCATGAACGCAGCATTAAAATCTTATGATGGACGGGAGATATCAACGAGTTTGGTAGAGGATTTCAAACAGCATCTTGATTTGGAAAGTATAGAAGATTTAATAGAATTAATATATCGGCGAGAATGGGGAGTTAAACAGATTGCGGCTTTAGCACCAGTTGTAGATTTGGCAGCAGCGTCAGGTGATATTGTAGCGAATATCATAATTGATGATGCTGTAAAAGAGTTAGTAAAAGCTACATTTACAGTAATTGATGCAATTTTTAATGCTGACTCAGTTTTAAAGGTAGTCACAACGGGAAGTGTATGGCGCGGTAGATGCAAGATCCATGAAAGATTTGCAGCGTCTCTTGTTAAAAATTTTCCTAATGTAAATGTGATTTTTCCGAGGTATGAACCTGCTTATGGTGCTGGGTTATTAGCTTTGCAGACAACTCAGAATTGA
- a CDS encoding MFS transporter: protein MKHQTTSPWKFIPTLYFTSGIPYIIINTVSVIFYKKLGIDNAQIALWTSFLYLPWVIKMFWAPIIDIYSTKRKWILYTQFAMFACLGLIAFSLQLPNFFFISLVALTIGAFISATYDIATDGFYLLALSPEQQAFFVGIRSLFYRMAVIFGSGILVVLAGQLEVSLNNIPLSWTIAIGFSALILAILFISHRLILPLPESDNQRQIQVRENIPFWSIISSYFAQDKIISIIAFILLYRFGEAMLVKIASLFLLDKPEVGGLGLSTSDVGLVYGTFGVISLICGGILGGLLISKYGLKKCLFPMALALNLPDIFYVYMAYAKPSLKLIYPLVSLEQFGYGFGFTAFSVYLMYICQGEYKTSHFAISTGIMALGMMLPGLVSGYLQKSFGYPLFFVLVCLFTIPGMIAIFFIPLKEESKHQNQ, encoded by the coding sequence ATGAAACACCAAACAACCTCCCCTTGGAAATTCATTCCCACCCTCTATTTCACCTCCGGCATCCCTTACATTATCATCAACACAGTTTCCGTAATCTTTTACAAAAAACTCGGAATCGATAACGCCCAAATTGCCCTTTGGACAAGCTTCCTCTATCTACCTTGGGTCATCAAAATGTTTTGGGCCCCAATCATTGATATTTACTCTACCAAACGCAAATGGATACTCTATACCCAATTTGCCATGTTCGCTTGTTTGGGTTTAATAGCCTTCTCCCTACAACTGCCAAATTTCTTTTTCATCTCCCTTGTAGCATTAACAATAGGAGCATTTATTTCTGCAACTTATGACATTGCTACAGATGGCTTCTACCTCCTCGCCTTATCTCCAGAACAACAAGCCTTCTTTGTCGGCATTCGCTCACTGTTTTATAGAATGGCTGTTATCTTCGGTTCAGGAATATTAGTCGTCTTAGCAGGTCAGCTTGAAGTATCTCTCAACAACATTCCTTTAAGCTGGACTATTGCTATTGGATTCTCAGCTTTAATTTTAGCAATCCTGTTTATTTCCCATCGCTTAATTTTACCATTACCGGAATCAGATAACCAACGGCAAATACAAGTTAGAGAAAATATACCATTTTGGTCTATCATTAGCTCATATTTTGCTCAAGATAAAATTATCAGTATTATAGCTTTTATCTTGCTCTACAGATTTGGCGAAGCGATGCTTGTCAAGATAGCCTCTTTGTTTTTATTGGACAAACCAGAAGTAGGAGGCTTAGGGCTATCAACGTCAGATGTTGGGCTAGTATACGGTACTTTTGGGGTAATCTCCCTGATTTGTGGAGGAATTTTAGGAGGATTGCTAATTTCAAAATATGGATTAAAAAAGTGTCTATTTCCTATGGCTTTGGCATTAAACTTGCCTGATATATTTTATGTATATATGGCTTATGCTAAACCTTCGTTAAAATTAATATATCCCTTGGTTTCATTAGAGCAATTTGGGTATGGTTTTGGATTTACAGCTTTTAGCGTTTATTTAATGTATATTTGCCAAGGCGAATATAAAACTTCTCATTTTGCCATATCCACTGGCATTATGGCTTTAGGAATGATGTTACCTGGATTAGTTAGCGGTTATCTCCAAAAGTCTTTTGGCTATCCATTATTTTTTGTCTTGGTTTGTTTGTTTACTATTCCTGGGATGATTGCTATCTTTTTTATTCCTTTGAAGGAAGAATCGAAGCATCAAAATCAGTAA
- a CDS encoding dienelactone hydrolase family protein, whose product MQITKRNVELRVDGSLMRVYVAAPKAAGKYAGIVFYSDIYQLGDPMIRLANYLAGYGYVVAAPEIFHRIEPVGLVIEPDDLGRMRGNDDARRTSVADYDADCLAVIEFLKAESAISPNHIGTLGFCIGGHLAFRAAFQSEIRAAVCCYPTGIPSGKLGKEVADTIQRVSEIKGEMLMVFGTLDPHIPDSDRKTIIKAIENANIPHKVFLYEAEHTFMRDDGYRYDSSATTAAWSEIITFLGRIFAK is encoded by the coding sequence GTGCAAATTACTAAGCGCAACGTTGAGTTAAGAGTCGATGGCAGTTTGATGCGTGTTTATGTTGCGGCTCCTAAAGCAGCAGGAAAATACGCTGGTATTGTCTTTTACAGTGATATTTATCAGCTAGGCGATCCAATGATTCGTCTTGCTAACTACTTAGCAGGATATGGCTATGTAGTAGCAGCACCAGAAATTTTTCACCGAATTGAGCCAGTTGGTTTAGTAATAGAGCCAGACGATCTGGGAAGGATGCGGGGAAATGACGATGCGCGTCGAACCTCCGTAGCTGATTATGATGCTGATTGCCTTGCTGTGATTGAATTTCTAAAAGCAGAGAGTGCGATTTCCCCAAACCATATAGGCACTTTAGGCTTTTGTATTGGTGGACATTTAGCATTCCGCGCAGCATTTCAAAGCGAAATTCGGGCTGCCGTTTGCTGTTACCCTACTGGTATTCCCAGTGGCAAACTGGGTAAAGAGGTAGCCGATACAATCCAGAGAGTAAGTGAAATCAAAGGCGAGATGCTAATGGTGTTTGGTACTCTTGACCCTCATATACCAGATAGCGATCGCAAAACCATAATCAAAGCAATTGAGAACGCTAACATCCCTCACAAAGTTTTCTTGTATGAAGCAGAACATACATTCATGCGCGACGACGGTTATCGTTATGATTCTAGTGCTACCACCGCAGCTTGGTCTGAAATAATAACTTTCTTGGGGCGCATATTTGCAAAATGA
- a CDS encoding valine--tRNA ligase, translating to MTATIPNLPSLYDPFSTEAKWQKFWEDNQVYKADPTKGGEPYCIVIPPPNVTGSLHMGHAFESALIDTLVRYHRMQGRNTLWLPGTDHASIAVHSMLEKQLKKEGKTRYELGRENFLERAWQWKAESEGTILNQLRRLGVSVDWSRERFTLDEGLSKAVVEAFTCLYEEGLIYRGEYLVNWCPASQSAVSDVEVENQEVNGNLWHFRYPLTDGSGFVEVATTRPETMLGDTAVAVNPNDDRYKHLIGKTLTLPILQREIPIIGDEFVDPTFGTGCVKVTPAHDPNDFDMGKRHNLPLINIMNKDGTLNANAGEFQGQDRFVARKNVVSRLEADGFLVKIEDYKHTVPYSDRGKVPIEPLLSTQWFVKIRPLADNTLEFLDQQTSPEFVPQRWTKVYRDWLVKLKDWCISRQLWWGHQIPAWYAISETDGQITDNTPFIVAKSESEAWEKAKSQFGENVKLEQDPDVLDTWFSSGLWPFSTLGWPEQTQDLATYYPTTTLVTGFDIIFFWVARMTMMAGHFTQQMPFKTVYIHGLVLDEKGQKMSKTKGNGIDPLLLIDKYGTDALRYTLIREVAGAGQDIRLEYDRKKDESASVEASRNFANKLWNAARFVMMNLDGQTPQQLGNPVATELSDRWIISRYHQVVKQTTNYINNYGLGEAAKGLYEFIWGDFCDQYIELAKSRLQADAEPASRRVAQQTLGYVLEGVLKLLHPFMPHITEEIWQTLTQQPADSLQTLPLQIYPQIDANLIDLALEEQFELLIATIRTIRNLRAEADIKPGVKVTANLQTESEKEREILTAGQSYIKDLAKVETLTITDKEKSQTIAAKKPQRGLKIIALVLVAIVFGRLGLAAGNAIDDIPLVGTFFEMVGFGYTAWFVSQNLLTAQARLRLWGRFFPQTESQQLQEPENAIAGVIGTIQVLIPLNGVVDIEAVRAKLEKSLSKAEAEVQSLSTRLNNPSFVDRARADVVEGARDALAEAQKQAEILRDRLKALS from the coding sequence ATGACCGCAACCATTCCCAATCTCCCTAGTCTCTACGACCCCTTTTCCACCGAAGCCAAGTGGCAAAAATTCTGGGAAGACAACCAAGTTTACAAAGCTGACCCCACCAAAGGCGGCGAACCCTACTGCATCGTCATTCCCCCCCCAAATGTCACCGGCAGCTTACACATGGGTCACGCCTTTGAAAGTGCCCTAATTGATACCCTCGTGCGCTACCACCGGATGCAGGGACGCAATACCCTATGGCTACCCGGAACTGACCACGCCAGCATTGCTGTGCATTCTATGCTGGAAAAGCAACTCAAAAAAGAGGGTAAGACTCGCTACGAATTGGGGCGCGAGAACTTCCTAGAACGCGCTTGGCAATGGAAAGCGGAGTCTGAGGGAACGATTCTGAATCAGCTACGACGCTTGGGTGTCTCGGTGGACTGGTCACGGGAAAGGTTTACCCTGGATGAGGGTTTATCTAAAGCTGTTGTCGAGGCATTTACTTGCCTCTACGAGGAAGGCTTAATTTATCGTGGTGAATATTTAGTTAACTGGTGTCCAGCTTCCCAGTCGGCTGTGTCTGACGTGGAAGTGGAAAATCAAGAGGTGAATGGAAATCTCTGGCACTTCCGCTATCCCCTCACCGATGGTTCCGGTTTTGTAGAGGTAGCGACAACTCGACCAGAAACGATGCTGGGCGATACAGCAGTAGCAGTTAATCCCAATGACGATCGCTACAAACATCTCATTGGCAAAACTCTAACTCTGCCAATTCTACAACGAGAAATTCCCATTATTGGCGATGAATTCGTTGATCCCACCTTTGGCACAGGTTGCGTGAAGGTGACTCCCGCCCATGACCCGAACGATTTTGACATGGGTAAGCGTCACAATCTGCCGTTAATCAACATTATGAACAAAGACGGCACTCTCAACGCCAATGCTGGTGAGTTTCAAGGACAAGACCGCTTTGTTGCGAGAAAAAATGTGGTTTCTCGCCTAGAAGCAGATGGCTTTTTGGTGAAAATAGAAGATTATAAACATACCGTTCCCTACAGCGATCGCGGTAAAGTACCTATTGAACCCCTCCTCTCAACTCAGTGGTTTGTCAAAATTCGCCCCCTAGCTGATAACACTCTGGAATTCCTCGACCAGCAAACTTCGCCAGAGTTTGTCCCTCAACGCTGGACTAAGGTGTATCGTGATTGGCTAGTAAAACTCAAAGATTGGTGTATCTCTCGCCAATTATGGTGGGGACACCAAATTCCGGCTTGGTACGCTATCAGTGAAACGGATGGGCAAATTACCGATAACACGCCGTTTATAGTAGCAAAATCAGAAAGCGAAGCTTGGGAAAAAGCTAAATCACAATTTGGCGAAAATGTCAAGTTAGAACAAGACCCAGATGTGCTAGATACTTGGTTTTCTTCTGGACTCTGGCCGTTTTCGACTTTAGGCTGGCCGGAACAAACTCAGGATTTAGCAACTTACTACCCGACTACTACTTTGGTGACAGGCTTTGACATCATCTTTTTCTGGGTAGCTAGAATGACAATGATGGCTGGGCATTTTACGCAGCAAATGCCTTTCAAAACAGTTTACATCCACGGCTTGGTGCTGGATGAAAAAGGTCAGAAGATGTCAAAGACCAAAGGTAATGGCATTGATCCATTGTTATTAATTGACAAATATGGTACTGATGCCCTGCGCTATACCCTAATTAGGGAAGTGGCTGGCGCGGGTCAAGATATCCGCTTAGAATACGATCGCAAAAAGGATGAATCAGCATCTGTAGAGGCATCCCGCAACTTTGCAAATAAGTTGTGGAACGCAGCCCGGTTTGTGATGATGAATTTGGATGGACAAACGCCGCAACAATTAGGGAATCCAGTAGCCACAGAATTGAGCGATCGCTGGATCATCTCGCGGTATCATCAAGTTGTCAAACAAACCACTAATTACATCAATAATTACGGTTTAGGGGAAGCAGCAAAAGGACTCTACGAGTTTATTTGGGGTGATTTCTGCGATCAGTATATTGAACTAGCAAAATCCAGATTGCAAGCAGATGCCGAGCCCGCATCACGGCGGGTAGCACAGCAAACCCTCGGTTACGTGCTGGAAGGAGTTTTGAAACTGCTTCATCCCTTCATGCCTCATATCACCGAAGAAATTTGGCAAACTCTCACCCAACAACCAGCAGATTCTCTACAAACTTTACCATTGCAAATCTATCCTCAGATAGATGCAAATTTAATTGATTTAGCTTTAGAAGAACAGTTTGAATTACTGATTGCTACTATCCGCACAATTCGGAATTTGCGCGCAGAAGCGGATATTAAGCCAGGGGTAAAAGTGACAGCGAATTTGCAAACTGAAAGTGAAAAGGAGCGGGAAATCCTCACTGCTGGACAGTCTTATATTAAAGATTTGGCGAAAGTTGAGACTTTAACTATTACTGACAAAGAAAAAAGCCAAACTATTGCTGCTAAAAAACCTCAGAGGGGTTTGAAGATAATTGCCTTAGTTCTTGTGGCCATTGTCTTTGGTAGATTGGGTTTAGCTGCGGGAAATGCCATTGATGACATTCCCTTAGTCGGAACTTTCTTTGAAATGGTGGGTTTTGGTTACACAGCTTGGTTTGTTAGCCAAAATTTGCTAACCGCTCAAGCGAGGCTTAGGTTATGGGGACGCTTTTTCCCACAGACAGAATCACAACAACTACAAGAACCAGAAAATGCGATCGCTGGTGTAATTGGTACAATACAAGTGCTAATTCCTCTTAATGGCGTAGTGGATATTGAAGCTGTGCGTGCCAAACTAGAGAAAAGCCTAAGTAAAGCTGAAGCCGAAGTTCAATCCCTCAGTACCAGATTAAACAACCCTAGTTTTGTGGATAGAGCCAGAGCCGATGTGGTAGAGGGAGCGCGGGATGCCTTAGCAGAAGCACAAAAACAAGCTGAAATTTTGCGCGATCGCCTAAAGGCGTTGTCTTAG